A window of the Zeugodacus cucurbitae isolate PBARC_wt_2022May chromosome 4, idZeuCucr1.2, whole genome shotgun sequence genome harbors these coding sequences:
- the LOC105213019 gene encoding 2-oxoglutarate dehydrogenase complex component E1 isoform X5 — protein MHRAHTAFNLVLSPIAQRNFATWLLKEGNTKVWKNSTILATIRAYSSAPAEQFASGTSATYVEEMYNSWLRDPTSVHTSWDAYFRSNSYNAPPDFQPVQRNLIPLSSGVSALSSGGAIDSKTIEDHLAVQAIIRSYQIRGHNIAHLDPLEINVAELPDNCSTKAIYANFSFGEQDMDRPFKLPSTTFIGGDETTLPLREILNRLENVYCNKVGVEYMFINSLEQCNWIRKRFETPGVMNFSPEQKRLILARLTRATGFEAFLAKKYSSEKRFGLEGGEMLIPAMKEVIDVSTELGVESVIMGMPHRGRLNVLANVCRKPLPQIFTQFAGLEAADDGSGDVKYHLGTYIERLNRVTNKNIRLAVVANPSHLEASCPVVQGKTRAEQFYRGDQEGKKAMSILLHGDAAFCGQGVVYETMHLSDLPDYTTHGTIHVVVNNQIGFTTDPRFSRSSPYCTDVARVVNAPIFHVNADDPEAVVHVSRVAAEWRATFHKDVVIDLVSYRRNGHNEVDEPMFTQPLMYQKIRNHKTCLELYANKLIAEGTVTPEEVKAVADKYDKICEESLELAKQETHIKYKDWLDSPWSGFFEGKDPLKVSPTGVKEETLIHIGNRFSLPPPNAAEFVIHKGLLRVLAARKAMVDEGIADWALAEAMAFGSLLKEGIHVRLSGQDVERGTFSHRHHVLHHQLVDKAVYNPLQHLYPDQAPYSVSNSSLSEFAVLGFEHGYSMTNPNALVLWEAQFGDFCNTAQCIIDQFIASGQAKWVRQSGLVCLLPHGMEGMGPEHSSGRLERFLSLCADDPDYFPPESDEFAIRQLHDINMIVANCSTPANYFHILRRQIAMPFRKPLIIMTPKSLLRHPLARSPFREMSESSEFRRVIPDEGPAADNGDNVKKVLFCTGRVYYDLLKAREDKKLEKEIAIVRVEQISPFPFDLVKEQSNIYKNADLFWVQEEHKNQGAWTYVQPRFLTALNHDKDVGYIGRPCSASAATGSKVQHTRELNSLLNDATTV, from the exons ATGCATAGGGCGCATACAGCTTTCAACTTGGTGTTATCACCTATAGCTCAAAGAAATTTTGCCACATGGTTGCTAAAGGAAGGCAATACTAAG GTATGGAAAAATTCTACAATTTTGGCTACAATCCGTGCTTACAGTTCAGCACCCGCTGAACAGTTTGCTTCCGGAACATCCGCTACTTATGTGGAGGAGATGTATAACTCATGGCTGCGAGATCCAACGTCAGTACATACG TCATGGGATGCATATTTTCGGAGTAACTCTTATAATGCTCCACCGGACTTTCAACCTGTTCAACGGAATTTGATACCTCTTTCAAGTGGCGTTAGCGCGCTTTCCTCGGGGGGAGCAATTGATTCAAAAACCATTGAGGACCACTTAGCTGTCCAAGCTATAATCAGAAGTTATCAA ATTCGAGGACATAATATTGCTCACCTCGACCCTCTAGAAATTAATGTCGCAGAATTGCCCGACAACTGCTCAACAAAAGCAATATACGCGAATTTCAGTTTTG GCGAGCAAGATATGGATCGGCCTTTCAAACTTCCCAGTACTACGTTTATAGGTGGAGATGAAACTACCTTGCCTTTGCG tgagATTCTTAACCGTTTGGAAAATGTATACTGCAATAAAGTGGGTGTAGAATACATGTTTATTAACTCATTGGAACAGTGCAATTGGATTAGGAAACGTTTTGAAACTCCAGGAGTAATGAATTTTTCCCCAGAACAGAAGCGTCTAATCCTAGCGCGGTTGACTCGTGCAACAGG tTTTGAAGCTTTTTTGGCCAAGAAATATTCATCTGAAAAACGTTTCGGCCTCGAAGGTGGAGAGATGCTAATACCGGCTATGAAAGAAGTGATTGATGTTTCAACGGAACTAGGTGTCGAATCAGTGATTATGGGTATGCCACATCGAGGTCGCCTTAATGTCCTGGCTAACGTATGCCGTAAACCTTTACCCCAAATATTTACCCAATTCGCTGGTTTAGAGGCAGCCGACGAC GGTTCTGGCGATGTTAAATATCATTTGGGAACTTATATTGAACGTTTAAACCgtgttacaaataaaaacataagactAGCTGTTGTCGCTAATCCTTCTCACTTGGAAGCATCATGTCCAGTGGTTCAGGGTAAGACTCGTGCTGAACAATTCTACCGTGGTGATCAAGAAGGCAAGAAGGCTATGTCTATACTCTTGCACGGAGACGCAGCATTCTGTGGCCAAGGCGTTGTCTATGAAACAATGCACTTATCTGATCTACCCGACTACACCACGCATGGTACCATCCATGTTGTAGTAAATAACCAAATCGGCTTTACAACCGATCCCCGTTTTTCACGCTCCTCACCTTACTGCACAGATGTTGCACGCGTTGTTAATGCACCAATTTTCCATGTAAATGCTGATGATCCAGAAGCTGTTGTACATGTTAGTCGAGTGGCTGCTGAATGGCGTGCTACTTTCCATAAGGATGTCGTTATCGATTTAGTCAGTTATCGTCGCAATGGACACAATGAGGTGGACGAGCCTATGTTCACACAACCTCTTATGtatcaaaaaattagaaatcataAAACTTGTTTAGAATTGTATGCAAACAAGCTAATTGCTGAGGGAACTGTTACTCCTGAAGAAGTGAAAGCTGTGGCAGACAAGTACGATAAAATTTGCGAGGAATCTTTGGAACTAGCGAAACAAGAAACTCACATCAAG TACAAAGATTGGCTAGATTCTCCATGGTCTGGTTTCTTCGAAGGGAAAGATCCTTTAAAAGTATCCCCAACCGGTGTTAAGGAGGAAACACTTATTCATATTGGTAATCGGTTTTCTTTGCCACCGCCAAATGCTGCAGAATTTGTCATCCACAA agGTTTATTACGTGTATTGGCCGCGCGCAAAGCAATGGTTGATGAGGGTATTGCTGACTGGGCTTTAGCGGAAGCAATGGCTTTTGGATCTTTGCTTAAAGAAGGTATTCACGTGAGATTGTCTGGTCAGGATGTAGAGCGTGGTACTTTCTCACATCGGCATCATGTTTTACATCATCAATTAGTGGACAAAGCTGTCTATAATCCTCTGCAGCACCTATATCCCGATCAAGCTCCTTATTCAGTTTCAAATAGTTCTCTCTCAGAATTCGCAGTTTTGGGTTTTGAACATGGTTATTCCATGACAAATCCCAACGCTTTGGTGTTGTGGGAAGCTCAGTTTGGTGATTTTTGTAATACAGCCCAGTGTATTATTGATCAATTTATCGCAAGTGGTCAAGCCAAATGGGTTCGTCAATCTGGGTTGGTATGTCTTTTGCCTCATGGTATGGAAGGTATGGGACCAGAACACTCTTCGGGCCGTCTAGAGCGTTTCTTGAGCTTGTGTGCTGATGACCCTGATTATTTCCCACCCGAGTCGGATGAATTCGCTATTCGCCAATTACATGACATAAATATGATCGTAGCGAATTGTTCGACTCCTGCaaattatttccatattttacgTCGTCAGATCGCCATGCCTTTCCGCAAGCCTTTGATTATAATGACTCCCAAATCTTTGTTACGCCATCCTTTGGCGAGAAGCCCTTTTAGGGAAATGTCAGAAAGCAGCGAATTCAGACGTGTAATTCCTGACGAAGGACCTGCCGCAGATAACGGAGATAATGTGAAGAAAGTTCTTTTCTGTACTGGACGTGTTTACTATGACTTGTTGAAAGCACGAGAGGACAAGAAGTTGGAGAAAGAAATCGCTATAGTTCGTGTTGAGCAG atatcTCCCTTCCCATTCGATTTGGTTAAGGAACAAAGCAATATATATAAGAATGCAGATTTATTCTGGGTACAAGAAGAGCACAAGAACCAAGGAGCTTGGACATACGTGCAACCACGATTCTTAACCGCACTTAACCATGATAAAGATGTTGG CTATATTGGAAGACCATGCAGTGCTTCAGCAGCTACAGGATCTAAAGTACAACACACTCGTGAGCTGAATTCATTGCTCAACGATGCCACGACTGTCTAA
- the LOC105213019 gene encoding 2-oxoglutarate dehydrogenase-like, mitochondrial isoform X3: MHRAHTAFNLVLSPIAQRNFATWLLKEGNTKVWKNSTILATIRAYSSAPAEQFASGTSATYVEEMYNSWLRDPTSVHTSWDAYFRSNSYNAPPDFQPVQRNLIPLSSGVSALSSGGAIDSKTIEDHLAVQAIIRSYQSRGHLAADLDPLGILRQDTTVSKDGQTRRANEAVLRQHSSFFVGEQDMDRPFKLPSTTFIGGDETTLPLREILNRLENVYCNKVGVEYMFINSLEQCNWIRKRFETPGVMNFSPEQKRLILARLTRATGFEAFLAKKYSSEKRFGLEGGEMLIPAMKEVIDVSTELGVESVIMGMPHRGRLNVLANVCRKPLPQIFTQFAGLEAADDGSGDVKYHLGTYIERLNRVTNKNIRLAVVANPSHLEASCPVVQGKTRAEQFYRGDQEGKKAMSILLHGDAAFCGQGVVYETMHLSDLPDYTTHGTIHVVVNNQIGFTTDPRFSRSSPYCTDVARVVNAPIFHVNADDPEAVVHVSRVAAEWRATFHKDVVIDLVSYRRNGHNEVDEPMFTQPLMYQKIRNHKTCLELYANKLIAEGTVTPEEVKAVADKYDKICEESLELAKQETHIKYKDWLDSPWSGFFEGKDPLKVSPTGVKEETLIHIGNRFSLPPPNAAEFVIHKGLLRVLAARKAMVDEGIADWALAEAMAFGSLLKEGIHVRLSGQDVERGTFSHRHHVLHHQLVDKAVYNPLQHLYPDQAPYSVSNSSLSEFAVLGFEHGYSMTNPNALVLWEAQFGDFCNTAQCIIDQFIASGQAKWVRQSGLVCLLPHGMEGMGPEHSSGRLERFLSLCADDPDYFPPESDEFAIRQLHDINMIVANCSTPANYFHILRRQIAMPFRKPLIIMTPKSLLRHPLARSPFREMSESSEFRRVIPDEGPAADNGDNVKKVLFCTGRVYYDLLKAREDKKLEKEIAIVRVEQISPFPFDLVKEQSNIYKNADLFWVQEEHKNQGAWTYVQPRFLTALNHDKDVGRCIQYDGRCALAAPSVGNKTAHNKEILQFLTEIFGELPELVKELFPAKVSNSVVKADTTNMPPIAKADPVQGTSTENLPQIKQQTSKEKTPTSSKPTDGKK, encoded by the exons ATGCATAGGGCGCATACAGCTTTCAACTTGGTGTTATCACCTATAGCTCAAAGAAATTTTGCCACATGGTTGCTAAAGGAAGGCAATACTAAG GTATGGAAAAATTCTACAATTTTGGCTACAATCCGTGCTTACAGTTCAGCACCCGCTGAACAGTTTGCTTCCGGAACATCCGCTACTTATGTGGAGGAGATGTATAACTCATGGCTGCGAGATCCAACGTCAGTACATACG TCATGGGATGCATATTTTCGGAGTAACTCTTATAATGCTCCACCGGACTTTCAACCTGTTCAACGGAATTTGATACCTCTTTCAAGTGGCGTTAGCGCGCTTTCCTCGGGGGGAGCAATTGATTCAAAAACCATTGAGGACCACTTAGCTGTCCAAGCTATAATCAGAAGTTATCAA TCCCGCGGTCATTTGGCAGCAGATCTGGATCCTCTCGGCATCTTGAGGCAGGATACTACCGTCAGCAAAGATGGTCAAACCCGACGAGCAAACGAAGCTGTGCTACGTCAGCATTCGTCTTTTTTCGTTG GCGAGCAAGATATGGATCGGCCTTTCAAACTTCCCAGTACTACGTTTATAGGTGGAGATGAAACTACCTTGCCTTTGCG tgagATTCTTAACCGTTTGGAAAATGTATACTGCAATAAAGTGGGTGTAGAATACATGTTTATTAACTCATTGGAACAGTGCAATTGGATTAGGAAACGTTTTGAAACTCCAGGAGTAATGAATTTTTCCCCAGAACAGAAGCGTCTAATCCTAGCGCGGTTGACTCGTGCAACAGG tTTTGAAGCTTTTTTGGCCAAGAAATATTCATCTGAAAAACGTTTCGGCCTCGAAGGTGGAGAGATGCTAATACCGGCTATGAAAGAAGTGATTGATGTTTCAACGGAACTAGGTGTCGAATCAGTGATTATGGGTATGCCACATCGAGGTCGCCTTAATGTCCTGGCTAACGTATGCCGTAAACCTTTACCCCAAATATTTACCCAATTCGCTGGTTTAGAGGCAGCCGACGAC GGTTCTGGCGATGTTAAATATCATTTGGGAACTTATATTGAACGTTTAAACCgtgttacaaataaaaacataagactAGCTGTTGTCGCTAATCCTTCTCACTTGGAAGCATCATGTCCAGTGGTTCAGGGTAAGACTCGTGCTGAACAATTCTACCGTGGTGATCAAGAAGGCAAGAAGGCTATGTCTATACTCTTGCACGGAGACGCAGCATTCTGTGGCCAAGGCGTTGTCTATGAAACAATGCACTTATCTGATCTACCCGACTACACCACGCATGGTACCATCCATGTTGTAGTAAATAACCAAATCGGCTTTACAACCGATCCCCGTTTTTCACGCTCCTCACCTTACTGCACAGATGTTGCACGCGTTGTTAATGCACCAATTTTCCATGTAAATGCTGATGATCCAGAAGCTGTTGTACATGTTAGTCGAGTGGCTGCTGAATGGCGTGCTACTTTCCATAAGGATGTCGTTATCGATTTAGTCAGTTATCGTCGCAATGGACACAATGAGGTGGACGAGCCTATGTTCACACAACCTCTTATGtatcaaaaaattagaaatcataAAACTTGTTTAGAATTGTATGCAAACAAGCTAATTGCTGAGGGAACTGTTACTCCTGAAGAAGTGAAAGCTGTGGCAGACAAGTACGATAAAATTTGCGAGGAATCTTTGGAACTAGCGAAACAAGAAACTCACATCAAG TACAAAGATTGGCTAGATTCTCCATGGTCTGGTTTCTTCGAAGGGAAAGATCCTTTAAAAGTATCCCCAACCGGTGTTAAGGAGGAAACACTTATTCATATTGGTAATCGGTTTTCTTTGCCACCGCCAAATGCTGCAGAATTTGTCATCCACAA agGTTTATTACGTGTATTGGCCGCGCGCAAAGCAATGGTTGATGAGGGTATTGCTGACTGGGCTTTAGCGGAAGCAATGGCTTTTGGATCTTTGCTTAAAGAAGGTATTCACGTGAGATTGTCTGGTCAGGATGTAGAGCGTGGTACTTTCTCACATCGGCATCATGTTTTACATCATCAATTAGTGGACAAAGCTGTCTATAATCCTCTGCAGCACCTATATCCCGATCAAGCTCCTTATTCAGTTTCAAATAGTTCTCTCTCAGAATTCGCAGTTTTGGGTTTTGAACATGGTTATTCCATGACAAATCCCAACGCTTTGGTGTTGTGGGAAGCTCAGTTTGGTGATTTTTGTAATACAGCCCAGTGTATTATTGATCAATTTATCGCAAGTGGTCAAGCCAAATGGGTTCGTCAATCTGGGTTGGTATGTCTTTTGCCTCATGGTATGGAAGGTATGGGACCAGAACACTCTTCGGGCCGTCTAGAGCGTTTCTTGAGCTTGTGTGCTGATGACCCTGATTATTTCCCACCCGAGTCGGATGAATTCGCTATTCGCCAATTACATGACATAAATATGATCGTAGCGAATTGTTCGACTCCTGCaaattatttccatattttacgTCGTCAGATCGCCATGCCTTTCCGCAAGCCTTTGATTATAATGACTCCCAAATCTTTGTTACGCCATCCTTTGGCGAGAAGCCCTTTTAGGGAAATGTCAGAAAGCAGCGAATTCAGACGTGTAATTCCTGACGAAGGACCTGCCGCAGATAACGGAGATAATGTGAAGAAAGTTCTTTTCTGTACTGGACGTGTTTACTATGACTTGTTGAAAGCACGAGAGGACAAGAAGTTGGAGAAAGAAATCGCTATAGTTCGTGTTGAGCAG atatcTCCCTTCCCATTCGATTTGGTTAAGGAACAAAGCAATATATATAAGAATGCAGATTTATTCTGGGTACAAGAAGAGCACAAGAACCAAGGAGCTTGGACATACGTGCAACCACGATTCTTAACCGCACTTAACCATGATAAAGATGTTGG